From the Notolabrus celidotus isolate fNotCel1 chromosome 12, fNotCel1.pri, whole genome shotgun sequence genome, one window contains:
- the cdc42l gene encoding cell division cycle 42, like isoform X1, with product MMQTIKCVVVGDGAVGKTCLLISYTTNKFPSEYVPTVFDNYAVTVMIGGEPYTLGLFDTAGQEDYDRLRPLSYPQTDVFLVCFSVVSPSSFENVKEKWVPEITHHCPHTPFLLVGTQMDLREDSNTIDKLAKNKQRPLAPESGEKLARELRAVKYVECSALTQRGLKNVFDEAILAALEPPETKTKRKCVLL from the exons ATg ATGCAGACTATAAAATGTGTGGTGGTTGGGGACGGAGCAGTAGGAAAGACTTGCTTACTGATCTCCTACACAACCAACAAGTTCCCTTCAGAATATGTTCCCACG GTTTTTGACAATTATGCTGTGACAGTGATGATTGGGGGAGAGCCGTACACACTTGGTCTATTTGacacagcag GTCAGGAGGATTATGACAGGCTGCGTCCTCTCAGCTATCCACAGACAGATGTGTTCCTTGTATGTTTCTCTGTCGTCTCCCCTTCATCTTTTGAAAACGTCAAGGAGAAG tGGGTTCCTGAGATCACTCATCACTGCCCGCACACACCCTTCCTGTTAGTGGGCACACAGATGGACCTGAGAGAAGACAGCAACACAATCGATAAACTGGCAAAGAACAAACAGCGCCCCCTAGCCCCAGAGAGTGGGGAGAAGCTGGCCCGAGAGCTCAGAGCTGTCAAATATGTTGAGTGCTCTGCACTGACACAG CGAGGGCTTAAGAATGTGTTCGATGAGGCCATCCTGGCCGCCTTGGAGCCTCCTGAGACCAAAACCAAGAGAAAGTGTGTGCTGCTATAG
- the wnt4b gene encoding wingless-type MMTV integration site family, member 4b — protein MPTVSAVNLTAPLLLLLLWATHPTMATNWLSLARLPRSRPVSGAAPCARLRGLTPGQVGVCRARGEVMESVRKAAEMVIEECQHQFRNRRWNCSTTPRGINVFGRVMNQGTREAAFVHALSSAAVAVAVTRACTRGELERCGCDRKVRGVSPEGFQWSGCSDNLSYGVAFSQTFVDEPERAKGLSAGRPLMNLHNNEAGRKAILHNMQVECKCHGVSGSCELRTCWKVMPPFRRVGVVLKERFDGATEVRLTRIGSRTALLPRDPQVKPPAARDLLYLAPSPDFCHLDPDNGIPGTAGRRCNGTSRLAPDGCELVCCGPGYRAGRAEVVQRCSCKFSWCCSVRCQQCKNTVTIHTCRVCSLTLNNFTLKQ, from the exons ATGCCAACTGTCTCTGCTGTCAATCTAACGGcaccactcctcctcctgttgctATGGGCAACCCACCCCACCATGGCAACCAACTGGCT CTCCCTGGCGAGGCTTCCTCGCTCCAGGCCCGTGTCTGGTGCCGCCCCGTGTGCTCGGCTCAGAGGGCTGACCCCGGGGCAGGTGGGGGTGTGCAGGGCACGAGGGGAGGTCATGGAGTCTGTGCGAAAGGCAGCGGAAATGGTCATAGAAGAG TGCCAGCACCAGTTCAGGAACCGCCGCTGGAACTGTTCCACCACCCCACGTGGAATCAACGTATTTGGCAGAGTCATGAACCAAG GGACTCGTGAGGCAGCCTTCGTGCATGCTTTATCCTCAGCAGCCGTGGCAGTGGCTGTGACTCGGGCCTGCACCCGTGGGGAGCTAGAGAGGTGTGGCTGTGACAGGAAGGTCAGGGGGGTCAGCCCCGAGG GTTTCCAGTGGTCAGGGTGCAGTGACAACCTGTCCTATGGTGTGGCTTTCTCCCAAACATTTGTGGATGAACCAGAGCGAGCCAAGGGGCTGTCAGCGGGGCGACCACTCATGAACCTCCACAACAACGAGGCTGGTAGAAAG GCCATCCTTCACAACATGCAGGTAGAGTGTAAGTGTCATGGCGTCTCTGGctcctgtgagctgaggacctGTTGGAAAGTGATGCCTCCATTCAGGCGCGTCGGTGTTGTTCTGAAAGAACGCTTTGATGGAGCCACAGAG GTTCGTCTGACTCGTATAGGATCCAGGACTGCCCTGCTACCCCGTGACCCCCAGGTCAAACCCCCTGCTGCCAGAGACCTTTTGTACCTTGCACCCTCCCCAGATTTCTGCCATCTAGACCCTGACAACGGTATCCCTGGAACTGCTGGAAGGAGATGTAACG GAACCTCTAGGCTGGCACCAGATGGCTGTGAGCTGGTGTGCTGCGGGCCTGGGTACAGAGCCGGCCGGGCTGAGGTGGTGCAGCGATGCTCATGCAAGTTCTCCTGGTGCTGCTCAGTCCGCTGCCAGCAGTGCAAGAACACAGTCACCATTCACACCTGCAGAGT ATGCAGTCTTACTTTAAACAACTTTACGCTGAAACAGTGA
- the cdc42l gene encoding cell division cycle 42, like isoform X2 — protein MQTIKCVVVGDGAVGKTCLLISYTTNKFPSEYVPTVFDNYAVTVMIGGEPYTLGLFDTAGQEDYDRLRPLSYPQTDVFLVCFSVVSPSSFENVKEKWVPEITHHCPHTPFLLVGTQMDLREDSNTIDKLAKNKQRPLAPESGEKLARELRAVKYVECSALTQRGLKNVFDEAILAALEPPETKTKRKCVLL, from the exons ATGCAGACTATAAAATGTGTGGTGGTTGGGGACGGAGCAGTAGGAAAGACTTGCTTACTGATCTCCTACACAACCAACAAGTTCCCTTCAGAATATGTTCCCACG GTTTTTGACAATTATGCTGTGACAGTGATGATTGGGGGAGAGCCGTACACACTTGGTCTATTTGacacagcag GTCAGGAGGATTATGACAGGCTGCGTCCTCTCAGCTATCCACAGACAGATGTGTTCCTTGTATGTTTCTCTGTCGTCTCCCCTTCATCTTTTGAAAACGTCAAGGAGAAG tGGGTTCCTGAGATCACTCATCACTGCCCGCACACACCCTTCCTGTTAGTGGGCACACAGATGGACCTGAGAGAAGACAGCAACACAATCGATAAACTGGCAAAGAACAAACAGCGCCCCCTAGCCCCAGAGAGTGGGGAGAAGCTGGCCCGAGAGCTCAGAGCTGTCAAATATGTTGAGTGCTCTGCACTGACACAG CGAGGGCTTAAGAATGTGTTCGATGAGGCCATCCTGGCCGCCTTGGAGCCTCCTGAGACCAAAACCAAGAGAAAGTGTGTGCTGCTATAG